Sequence from the Candidatus Dormiibacterota bacterium genome:
TCGAGCCCAGGCCGGCGATCACCGCCTGGAGGACGATCAGGGTCCCCGCCTTGAGGAAGAAGAACGGCGTGAGGAAGGAGAAGGCGATGCCGCGGACCCGGCCGGCGAGCTCGGGCTCGGCCTGGAACGTGCCCGCCGCGACCAGGCCGAGGAGGTACGCGGGGAGCACCGCCTCCGACCGCGCCGCGGTGGCCAGCGCCCCGAGCCCGAAGAGGAGCAGGAACACGAACTTGACGTCGGGCTCGCTCATCGCGTGGCCCAGGACCCGGATGACGAAGCGCAGGCTGCGGGGCAGCAGCACCAGCGCGAGCGCGGTGGCGATGCCGAAGGCGATCAGCAGCGAGTTGTAGTTGGCGAACACGATGCCCAGCGCGCCCACCGTGCCGATGTCGCAGACGAAGCAGGCGGTGAGGACCAGCTTCCCCAGGTCGGTGCGGTTGAGCCCGGTCTCCATCATCACCGCGTAGACCACCGCGACCGAGGTGGTGGAGAGGGCGATCCCCGCGATCTGGCTGGCGTGGAACTGCCAGTGGAGGACGTGCAGCGCGAACGCCCAGGCGGCGGCGAAGGGGAAGGCGAAGCCGACGGCGCCGATCACCAGGCTGGGCGCGAGGAAGCGGCGCAGCGAGGCGGGGTCGATCTCGGTCCCGGCGAGGAAGGTCAGCAGGATGCTGCCGACCCCGGCGAGGAAGGTGATCCAGTCCGTCGGCGTCATGCCGAGCAGGTTGCCCCCGACCACGCCGGCGAGGATCTCGACGAGCGCGACCGACAGCCCGATGCGCAGCGAGACGACGCTCGCCAGGAACGCCATGCCGACCCACAGCGCGGCGATGCCGTAGGTCGTGTTCAGGCTGTCGAGGAAGCTCAGATGGAGCGGGCAGCAGCTCACGGGCGCACTCCTACCAGATATGGCTGGTAGGGCCCATCAGACCGGGCGGCCACGGGCGGGACCCATCGCAGATCGGGTTGTGACCCCCGATCCGGGGGCGAGGATAGCACGCCATTTGGCGTGAACACGGGTCCGCGATCGGGTCAGAGGGAGGCGAGCGCCGCGACGTAGCGGTCGGCGAAGCGGCGGGCGGCGCCGGCGCTCAGCAGCGGATGCCGGTAGCGGAAGACGAGGTGCAGCCGCCCCTCGGCGGTGACCGCGCCCACCGCCACCCCCAGGGGCATCCGGCAGGGCGGCGAGAAGAGGAGCTCGACGGTGCTGCCCGCGTCCGGTCCGAACGACGGCATCTCGTCGATGCGGCCGAGGTTGGACAGCATCGCGGTGTCGACGAGGCGGTTCCCGGTGAGCCAGAGCAGGGGGGTGGTGGCCTGCTTCATCCACAGCGGCACCCGCGGCGACAGCGCCAGCACCTCGATCAGCGCCGCCCCGGTGCCGAACCGCTTCATGTGCCCGGTCTGCTCGGTGACCGCTCCGAGGGCGCCGCCGGCCCGGTCGCGCCGGCTGGTCGAGATCGTCGCCATCAGCGAGAAGTTGCTCACCACCTCGTCGCGCCACCCGGGTGGCCGGAGGTTGACCGGGAGCATGACGCCGATGCGCCCGCAGCCGGTCCCGTGCTCCTCGTTCCAGCCGGCGATGGCGAGGTGGAGGCCGGCGAGGAGCAGGTCGTTGAACGTCCCCCGGTGCCGGACACCGAGCAGGGCATCGGTCTGCGCTGTGGACAGCTTGATGGTGTGCAGGCCGTACCCGGGCCGGTCGCTCCCCTGGTCGGGAGCCACCCGGGCGGGCGCGGCGACCAGGTCCCGCGCCTTGCGGAGCAGGGTGTACACCCGTCGCCAGCGGTGGGCCGCGTGGCCGGCGCCGAGCCCGGCCTGCAGGTTCCGCGCCGACGCGAGGTCGAGGTCCGGCACCGGGTCGGGCTCGCCGGCGTAGGCGCGCGCGATCGAGCGCAGGATGCGCAGGGCGCCGAAGCCGTCGGTGGCGGCGTGATGGACGTTCAGCATCAGCACGTCGCCGCCGGGGTGGTGGATCAGCCGCACCCGCAGTGGGGGCGATTCGACGAGGGGGACGCCGAGGCTCTGGGCCGCGTCCCGTTCCCGCCCCAGGCCGGCGTCGTCGGCGCAGTCGACCACCCGCACCGGGTCCAGGTCGAGGGTGCCGGTGACCTCCCAGTGGTAGCCGCGGTCCCAGAGCCGGGAGGTCGCCCGCCGGGCGCGGCCCATCGGGTGACGAGCCAGCGCCGCCGCGACCGCGGCGCGCAGCCGGCCCTCGTCGAGGGCTCCCGCCACCCGCAGCTCCAGGTGGATCGACCACGGCTCCGCGTCGCTGTCGAGCAGCAGCACCGCCTCGTCGACGACGTTGAAGGCGAGGCGCTGAAGGCCGGTCAGGGGGCGCCGTGCCGCGCCTCGCGCGCGACCGCCGCGAAGAACGGAGCGCCCCACGCCCCGATCGACGCCAGCGAGGTCACGATGATCGCGGCGTCGATGATCTCGCGTCCCGGGCTCTCCCAGTACACGTCCTCCATGTTCAGCCACAGCGCGATCTCGTCGAGGGTCAGGGCCGAGCCCACCCCGTACACGAGCGTCGTCAGCCGCAGCAGCCGGCGGTCGTCCCGCCGCTTCCAGCTGGCGAGGTGGAGCCAGGCGTGGCCGCTGCCGACGAGCATGAGGATCCCGAAGACCTGATGGTGGACGTGGAGGCCCTGGACCTTCACGCTCTTGATCGGGCCGAGGCCGTGGTACATCAGCCGGGTGATGCCCCGGGTGATCATGAAGGTGATGAAGAAGGACACCCCGGACAGGAACAGCAGCTCCCGTCGCGGCTCCTCGAGATGGACGCGGTACAGCTGGGGGATGCGGCGAAGAGGAATGCGCATCCCCGAGTTGTAGGGTATTCAGGCCCCCTCGAGCCACTCCACGGCCCACACCGGCACCACCGCCTCACCCCTGCCGCCGACGGTGGGCCGCACCGACACCACCGGGGCGTATGGCATCTTCGAGACCAGCCTCCCGGTGGTCACGTCACCCTTGCGGACGGCGGTGCGCTTGAAGGTGCCGACCCGGGCCGCGGTGAGCAGCCGGCAGGGGCGATAGGTGGTGAAGTCGTCGGCCTGGGGCATGTGGCTCCTCCGGTTGTTGTGACGTGCTCGGGTTCCCTGAGCACTACGCGGCCGGAGGCGTGGCGGATGATTCGGGCGTGACCCGGCGGGGATCGGTCAGGAACCGGCGCACCGCGACCAGCGCCCAGACCCCCTCGACGACGCCGAACGGCCAGGTGCCGCCGGCGAAGCCGTAGACGCTGGACAGCGCGCAGCCGGCCGCGAAGCCGAGGACGTATCGCGGCCCCCGGTCCTCCCATGCGTACATGGCCATCATGAAGGTGAGGGCGAGGATGCCATAGACCGTCGTCGGGCTCATCGACCGGCGCCGAGCACGGCGACCCGCAGCGCCCGGTCAGCCATGCGCGGTCACCGGCGCCGGCGGGGGCGCGGCCCTCCGGAGGTGCTCCAGGGCCATGTCGAGCGCGATCCGAAGGGGCGCGACGCTCCGTGCGGTCTTGGAGAGGAGCAGACCTCCCTGGATGGCGGACAGGGTCGCGATCCGCAGCGCCCCGACGTCGGCGCCGGCGGCGATGAGGCCGGCGCCGGCCAGCCTCTCGATGGTGTCGCCGATGGCGCCCTCCCACGAGCCGAAGCCCGCGTCGATGATCCGTCGAGCCTCCATGTCGGTGTCGGCGAGCTCGGCCCCCAGGGTTCCGAGGGGGCAGCCGCCCGCGCACCGCCTGCCCTCCTGGATGGTGACGATGAGGTCGAACCAGCGGCGGATCCCGTCCCAGTCGGCGATCCCGGCGAGCTCCCGGCGGTGGGTCTCGAGGACGGATCCGACCTGGAACCGGATCACCGCGTCGACCAGCCCGAGCCGGTCACCGAAGTAGTGATAGAGCTGGCTCTTGCCGGCTCCCGCAGCCGCCAGCACCTCCTCGATGCTGGTGGCGGCCACGCCGTTGCGGGCCATCAGCCCGGCCGCGACCGCGAGGATGCGGTCGCGGGAGGCGCGACCCCGAGGGGTGAGCGGGAGGTCTCCCATCTCCTGACTGTACCATCCAGTCCAGTAGAAGTGGACCGATAGGTACAACACGAGGGTGTGTGGGCGTCACCGGCGCATACAGGCGGCGCCGAGCAGCAGGTGCGCAGCCCCAACTCGAGGTTGGTCATCGTGGGACTTCCTCAGTGACCGAGCACCAGCTGGATCGCCTTGACCGAGCGCCGCCGCGGCCAGCGGCACGTGGCCGACCCCGGTCACCGCCCCCAGGCGCACCACCATCTCCTGGTTGACGAGGGATTGCGTTCTCGCGAAACCGTCACCCGGGCAGCTCCACCAGCCGGCCGGGGATGTCGGCGTCCTCGTCCACGTGATAGCTGGCGCAGATCCGGTGATAGCCGTCGGCGATGGTCAGCGCGCGGCCGGCGGAGAGCTCTCCGCGCACCAGCAGCACCGGGGCGAGGGCCTCCCCGCTCTTCATCTTCCTGGTGTCGTTGACCACCTCGGGGTCGTCGACGGGGAGGAGCGGCAGCCCGCTGGCGCGGAGCAGGTCGTTGGCGCGGTGATGCGTCGTCGGAGACCCGCGAAATGCGTCCACGACGGCCGGCACCGCCGCCGGCGGCAGGAGCAGGCCGAGATAGGCTGCCGCCGCCGGATAGTCGTGCGCCAGCGGCTCCGCCGCCCAGGTCACCTTCGGCGGCTTCGGCTTGGCCATGCGTCCTCCTCCTACCATGCGGTCAGCCCACGCCCGGGCCGCCCGTGACCGATGACTTTCGGCCCCGCCCGCGGTCTCATGGGCATCCGTCCACCAGGCGCCGGGTGACCGGCGTGACCAGGAGATACCACCTTGGGCCGACCGGTCGTGCACTTCGAGATCATGGGCAGCGATGCCGCCAGGCTGCGGTCGTTCTACTCCGGCCTCTTCGACTGGAGCATCGACGCCGAGAACCCGATGAACTATGGGATGGTCGACCGCGCCGCCAACCAGAGCGCCGAGGGCATCGGCATCGGCGGCGGGATCGGGGCCCTGCCCGAGGGCATGGGTGGCGGCCACGTCACCGTCTACGTCGAGGTCCCCGACGTGGAGGCGGCGCTCACCACCGCGGTGAGCCTCGGAGGCACCCGCCTGATGGGGCCGGAGACGATCATGGAGGGGATCGAGATCGGGCTCCTCAACGATCCCGAGGGCCACATGATCGGGGTCATCAAGGGCCGGTCGTAGGCCTCCCCGCAGCCGCGAGGGCCCCGCGCGCCGGGGCCCTCGGATGCGGCGGTGTCCCTATCATGGACCCCCTTCGGAGCAGGGTCCTGGGGGACGCCGAGGACGGGGAGGAACGATCCGAATGACTGATCCGGCGGCTGCGGATCACGCGGCGGACCTCGAGCGCCGGCTGGAGCCGCATCGGGTCGAGCTGACCGGGTACGCATACCGGATGCTGGGCTCGGCCTCCGACGCCGAGGACGCCGTCCAGGAGACGATGGTCCGGGCCTGGCGCAGCCTCGATCGCTTCGAGGGCCGGGCGACGCTGCGGTCGTGGCTCTATCGGATCGCGACCAACGTCTGCGTCGACATGCTGAACGGGAGGGAGCGCCGCGCCCGCCCCATGGATCTCGGAGCGGCGGTGACCGCCGACGCCGCCCTCGGCGCCCCGCACTCCGAGGCGACCTGGATCCAGCCGATCCCCGACGGTCGCGTCCTCCCCACCGGTGGCGACCCCGCCGAGGTGGTGGTCCTGCGCGACAGCGTCCGTCTCGCCTTCGTGGCCGCGCTGCAGCACCTCCCGCCGCGTCAGCGCGCGGTGCTCATCCTGCGGGAGGTGCTGCAGTGGCGGGCGACCGAGGTCGCCGAGCTGCTCGACACCACCGTCGCGTCGGTCAACAGCGCGCTGCAGCGGGCGCGCTCGACGGTGGCCGCCGGCGTCACCGTGGGGGAGCCGTCGGTGCCCGCCGGCGAGGCGGAGCGCTCGCTCCTCGCCCGGTACGTCGACGCCTTCGAGCGCTACGACATCGAGTCGCTCACCTCGCTGCTCCACGAGGACGCCACCATGTCGATGCCGCCGTACGCGCTCTGGCTCCGGGGCCGGGTCGACATCGGCCGCTGGCACCTGGGGACCGGAGCCGGATGCCGCGGGTCGCGACTGGTCCCGACCGCCGCGAACGGGATGCCCGCCTTCGGCCAGTACCACCCCGCCGAGCCCGGAGGGGGTCACGAGCCCTGGGCGCTCCAGGTCCTCGAGATCTCAGGGGGCGAGATCGTCGGCCTCAACGCGTTCCTCGACACCGCGACCATCTTCCCGCGCTTCGGCCTGCCACCCCGGCTGGACCCCTGAGTCCCGGCAGAGCGGCACGACCTCACCGAGGCCGACCAGGTCGAGCAGCTCCCGCAGCGGGCCCGACGCATTGCGGAGCCGGACCCGGCGCCCGCGCCGCCGCGCGGTGAGCTGGAGGCGCGCGAGGGCGTCGACCGTGACCGCGTCGGCCTCGACGACGCCGCCCACGTCGCAGACGACGTCACCGGCGCCGAGGGCCGGCAGCGTCCGCAGCAGCCGCCTGCACAGGCCGCGCACGTCACCGGGCCGGATCCGCCCGCAGATGACCATGGCCGTCGCCTGCCAGCTGTCCTGATCGGTCACCACCGCCTCCTGGGGCTGTCCTCCACGAGCTCAGACCGGCGCCGAGGCCGGAACTCATCGGTCCCGGCCGCGCTCGGCTTCGGTTGCGAACAGGAACCGTTCTCGCTAGAATCAGCGCTCATGGTCACCGAGGCACACCGCCGGAGGCGTGACCACCGGGGGGTGGTCGTCGGCGTCATCGCACTGCTCGCGCTGACGATGTCGGCATGCGGAAGCGCCGCGAGCAGCACGTCGACGGGTTCGCAGCCGTCGGGCAGGCACCTCAACGTGGTCGCTGGGGAGAACTTCTGGGGCAGCGTCGCCACCCAGCTGGGCGGCTCGCAGGTGACCGTGAAGAGCGTGGTCACCGAC
This genomic interval carries:
- a CDS encoding cation:proton antiporter — translated: MSCCPLHLSFLDSLNTTYGIAALWVGMAFLASVVSLRIGLSVALVEILAGVVGGNLLGMTPTDWITFLAGVGSILLTFLAGTEIDPASLRRFLAPSLVIGAVGFAFPFAAAWAFALHVLHWQFHASQIAGIALSTTSVAVVYAVMMETGLNRTDLGKLVLTACFVCDIGTVGALGIVFANYNSLLIAFGIATALALVLLPRSLRFVIRVLGHAMSEPDVKFVFLLLFGLGALATAARSEAVLPAYLLGLVAAGTFQAEPELAGRVRGIAFSFLTPFFFLKAGTLIVLQAVIAGLGSIALLFGVKVGAKVAGVYPATVGFRLHRREGWYTTMMMSTGLTFGSISALFGLTHGYIDRAQYSILVTTVVLTALVPTFIAQTAFRPRTTELRHGRD
- a CDS encoding TetR/AcrR family transcriptional regulator translates to MGDLPLTPRGRASRDRILAVAAGLMARNGVAATSIEEVLAAAGAGKSQLYHYFGDRLGLVDAVIRFQVGSVLETHRRELAGIADWDGIRRWFDLIVTIQEGRRCAGGCPLGTLGAELADTDMEARRIIDAGFGSWEGAIGDTIERLAGAGLIAAGADVGALRIATLSAIQGGLLLSKTARSVAPLRIALDMALEHLRRAAPPPAPVTAHG
- a CDS encoding VOC family protein, with product MGRPVVHFEIMGSDAARLRSFYSGLFDWSIDAENPMNYGMVDRAANQSAEGIGIGGGIGALPEGMGGGHVTVYVEVPDVEAALTTAVSLGGTRLMGPETIMEGIEIGLLNDPEGHMIGVIKGRS
- a CDS encoding sigma-70 family RNA polymerase sigma factor, with amino-acid sequence MTDPAAADHAADLERRLEPHRVELTGYAYRMLGSASDAEDAVQETMVRAWRSLDRFEGRATLRSWLYRIATNVCVDMLNGRERRARPMDLGAAVTADAALGAPHSEATWIQPIPDGRVLPTGGDPAEVVVLRDSVRLAFVAALQHLPPRQRAVLILREVLQWRATEVAELLDTTVASVNSALQRARSTVAAGVTVGEPSVPAGEAERSLLARYVDAFERYDIESLTSLLHEDATMSMPPYALWLRGRVDIGRWHLGTGAGCRGSRLVPTAANGMPAFGQYHPAEPGGGHEPWALQVLEISGGEIVGLNAFLDTATIFPRFGLPPRLDP
- a CDS encoding STAS domain-containing protein, whose protein sequence is MTDQDSWQATAMVICGRIRPGDVRGLCRRLLRTLPALGAGDVVCDVGGVVEADAVTVDALARLQLTARRRGRRVRLRNASGPLRELLDLVGLGEVVPLCRDSGVQPGWQAEAREDGRGVEERVEADDLAP